From one Nodosilinea sp. PGN35 genomic stretch:
- a CDS encoding response regulator: MVTSPSSTADGRLRIVVVEDDRGNRLFFADYLTYSGFHVLALPHGLDLHQHLKEFQPHLLLLDLGLPEVDGYTLLKQLRATDQWRHLPVVIVSGYAFAEDQHRALALGAQQYLVKPIALQQLNQAIHTVLRPE; encoded by the coding sequence ATGGTGACATCTCCATCCAGCACTGCTGATGGTCGGCTTCGCATTGTTGTGGTAGAAGACGACAGGGGCAACCGTCTGTTTTTCGCTGACTACCTCACCTACTCGGGCTTCCACGTTCTGGCCCTACCCCACGGGTTAGACCTGCACCAACATCTCAAAGAGTTTCAGCCCCATCTGCTGCTGCTCGATCTGGGGCTGCCCGAAGTTGACGGCTACACGCTGCTCAAGCAGCTGCGCGCCACAGACCAGTGGCGGCACCTGCCGGTGGTCATCGTGTCGGGCTATGCCTTTGCCGAAGACCAGCACCGCGCCCTAGCCCTGGGAGCCCAGCAGTACCTGGTCAAGCCCATAGCCCTTCAGCAGCTCAACCAGGCCATTCATACCGTTTTGCGGCCCGAGTAA
- a CDS encoding LL-diaminopimelate aminotransferase: protein MQIAQRMKPLQANVFADMDRAKARARAAGKAVVDLSLGSSDLPTPPHVLDAIAAALDDPTTHGYCLFSGTQAFREAAARWYTDKFGVAVNPDTEVLLLIGSQEGTAHLPLAILNPGDFALLMDPGYPSHAGGVYLANGQIYPMPLHPEDGFLPRFGDIPPAVLEQSRLMVLSYPHNPTTATATLEFWQEAVAFCQRHDLVLAHDFPYADLTFTGQPAVSALQADRDKTCTVEFFTMSKSYNMGGFRVGYAIGNAAIIQALRQVKANVDFNQYPGIQRGAIAALSGPQDTVHQMIATFQTRRDAAVAAFHQVGWAVPVPEATMYIWAKLPEPWGERSQEFCLRLVEQTGVALAPGVGFGKAGEGYVRVALVHPPQVLEEAIARLAKFLPDCSGDRP, encoded by the coding sequence ATGCAAATTGCCCAGCGGATGAAGCCCCTTCAGGCCAATGTGTTTGCCGATATGGATCGGGCTAAGGCCAGGGCCCGGGCGGCGGGTAAGGCGGTTGTAGATCTATCGTTGGGCTCGTCAGATCTGCCGACGCCGCCCCACGTGCTCGATGCGATCGCCGCCGCCCTGGACGACCCCACCACCCACGGCTACTGTCTGTTTTCGGGTACCCAGGCGTTTCGCGAGGCCGCCGCCCGCTGGTACACCGACAAGTTTGGCGTGGCGGTTAACCCCGACACCGAGGTGCTGCTGTTGATCGGCTCCCAGGAGGGCACCGCCCACCTGCCGTTGGCCATTCTCAACCCCGGCGATTTTGCCCTGCTAATGGATCCGGGTTACCCTTCCCACGCCGGGGGCGTGTACCTGGCCAACGGGCAGATCTACCCCATGCCCCTGCACCCCGAGGACGGATTCTTGCCCCGCTTTGGCGATATTCCCCCAGCGGTGCTGGAGCAGTCGCGGCTGATGGTGCTGAGTTACCCCCACAACCCCACCACCGCCACGGCAACCCTGGAATTTTGGCAGGAGGCGGTGGCCTTTTGCCAGCGGCACGACCTGGTGCTGGCCCACGATTTTCCCTACGCCGACCTCACCTTTACGGGGCAGCCTGCGGTTTCGGCGCTCCAGGCCGATCGCGACAAAACCTGCACCGTTGAGTTCTTCACCATGTCGAAGTCCTACAATATGGGGGGCTTTCGGGTGGGCTATGCCATCGGCAACGCCGCGATCATTCAGGCGCTGCGCCAGGTCAAGGCCAACGTCGATTTCAACCAGTATCCAGGCATTCAGCGGGGGGCGATCGCCGCCCTCAGCGGCCCCCAGGACACCGTCCACCAGATGATTGCCACCTTCCAGACGCGGCGCGACGCGGCGGTGGCGGCTTTCCACCAAGTTGGCTGGGCGGTGCCGGTGCCCGAGGCCACCATGTATATCTGGGCCAAACTGCCCGAGCCGTGGGGCGAGCGTTCTCAGGAGTTTTGCCTGCGCCTGGTGGAGCAGACCGGAGTGGCCCTGGCCCCTGGCGTGGGCTTCGGCAAAGCGGGGGAGGGCTACGTACGCGTGGCGTTGGTGCACCCGCCGCAGGTGCTAGAGGAGGCGATCGCCCGCCTGGCCAAGTTCTTGCCCGACTGCTCCGGCGATCGCCCCTAG